In a genomic window of Phenylobacterium koreense:
- the fliF gene encoding flagellar basal-body MS-ring/collar protein FliF → MNNFVAALQRFGIGRLAAILGIGAGVAATLVALTMNLGEPKALLYSNLDLKEAGSITSALDQAGVKYEVKGDGSTIMVPRDEVASTRLMLSSKGLPTSGSVGYEIFDETSALGQTDFVQQLNRQRALEGELARTIRSLDGVTSARVHLVLPKRQLFEEEAEQPSASVTIGVGGRAPSADQVQAIQNLVSSAVPNLKPGRVTVVDQHAKTLSTGEDGFGGQVADGRRGEIEQRIAKTVTKLVEGVVGPGKARVNVTADLNLARVTVQQETFDPDGQVVRSETTNEENARENQPDSNGGVTATANIPGGPPLAGETLNQSQSGRTESTTNYEISKTIRTEVQEPGDLKRLSVAVAVDGLTTPGTGGKPGAYTPRSAEEMQRIEQLVRTAVGFNADRGDQVTVVNTRFAAPEAEGGVEAANPLMGFDKNDIMRAVELGILALVAILMIFFVVRPMLKPPGGRGGLPALAGGGAPGVTRLTTTPDGQPLHVTVDPVTGQQLALPGPGGAAELEQRIDIARIEGQVKASSVKRVSEFVENHPEESVSILRSWLHESQ, encoded by the coding sequence GTGAACAACTTCGTCGCTGCGCTGCAGAGGTTCGGGATCGGCCGCCTGGCCGCCATCCTGGGCATCGGCGCCGGGGTTGCAGCCACGCTCGTCGCTCTCACCATGAACCTGGGCGAGCCCAAGGCCCTGCTCTATTCGAACCTCGACCTCAAGGAGGCGGGCTCGATCACCAGCGCCCTCGACCAGGCCGGGGTGAAGTACGAGGTCAAGGGCGACGGCTCGACCATCATGGTCCCGCGCGATGAGGTCGCCTCGACCCGCCTGATGCTGTCCAGCAAGGGGCTGCCGACCTCTGGCTCCGTCGGCTACGAAATCTTCGACGAGACCTCGGCCCTCGGCCAGACCGACTTCGTCCAGCAGCTCAACCGCCAGCGCGCCCTGGAAGGCGAGCTCGCCCGCACCATCCGCAGCCTGGACGGGGTGACCTCCGCCCGCGTCCACCTGGTGCTGCCCAAGCGCCAGCTCTTCGAGGAAGAAGCCGAGCAGCCCTCGGCCTCGGTGACCATCGGCGTCGGCGGCCGCGCGCCCTCCGCCGACCAGGTCCAGGCGATCCAGAACCTGGTCTCCAGCGCCGTGCCGAACCTAAAGCCCGGCCGCGTCACCGTCGTCGACCAGCACGCCAAGACTCTCTCCACCGGCGAGGACGGCTTTGGCGGCCAGGTCGCCGACGGCCGCCGCGGCGAGATCGAACAACGCATCGCCAAGACCGTCACCAAGCTGGTTGAAGGCGTCGTCGGCCCCGGCAAGGCCCGGGTCAACGTCACCGCCGACCTCAACCTGGCCCGCGTCACCGTCCAGCAGGAGACCTTCGACCCCGACGGCCAGGTGGTCCGCTCCGAGACCACCAACGAAGAAAACGCCCGCGAGAACCAGCCGGACTCCAACGGCGGCGTCACCGCTACGGCCAACATTCCCGGCGGCCCGCCCCTGGCCGGCGAGACGCTCAACCAGTCCCAGAGCGGCCGCACCGAATCCACCACCAACTACGAGATCTCCAAGACCATCCGCACCGAGGTGCAGGAGCCTGGCGACCTGAAGCGCCTCTCGGTCGCTGTCGCCGTGGACGGCCTCACGACCCCTGGAACCGGGGGCAAGCCCGGCGCCTACACGCCCCGCTCGGCCGAGGAGATGCAGCGCATCGAGCAGCTCGTGCGCACCGCCGTCGGCTTCAACGCCGACCGCGGCGACCAGGTGACGGTGGTCAACACCCGCTTCGCCGCCCCCGAGGCCGAAGGCGGAGTCGAGGCCGCCAACCCGCTGATGGGCTTCGACAAGAACGACATCATGCGCGCGGTCGAGCTGGGCATCCTGGCGCTGGTGGCGATCCTGATGATCTTCTTCGTGGTCCGTCCGATGCTGAAGCCGCCAGGCGGCCGCGGCGGCCTGCCGGCCCTGGCCGGGGGCGGTGCTCCTGGCGTCACGCGCCTGACCACCACGCCGGACGGCCAGCCGCTGCATGTCACGGTTGATCCGGTGACCGGTCAGCAGCTCGCCCTGCCCGGCCCAGGAGGCGCCGCCGAGCTGGAGCAGCGCATCGACATCGCCCGCATCGAGGGCCAGGTGAAGGCCTCCTCCGTGAAGCGGGTCTCCGAGTTCGTCGAAAACCACCCGGAAGAATCCGTCTCGATCCTGCGTAGTTGGCTCCACGAGTCGCAATGA